The DNA sequence TGAAGGTGCCCCTTCGGATGCGGCGAAGAATCTTTTTTTGCGCATTGACATTTCTACTGTCGATCGTGTTGCCGCTACCGGAAGAAGTTTCCGTCATGCCCTGGCTCTTTCTTCGATTTCGGAACCCGAGGCGATAGAATGCGCGCTTGCACACACCTTTTTACCGAGCACCTTTCCCGATCTTTGTATAAGTTTGGGCGGTGAGTCGCAATTTGTCTACAAAATAGAGAAGGACGGCAGTATCGGATCGGTCCATTCCGGCAATAAATGTGCATCCGGTACCGGTGAATTTTTCCTTCAGCAGGTTCGCCGGATGGGGTTGACGGTAGAGGAGGCCGTTGAAGCCGCCAACAGCGGCACGCCGCATCGTATTGCCGGGAGATGTTCGGTATTCTGTAAGAGTGATTGTACCCACGCGCTCAATAAAGGCGAACCACGGGAAAATATCGCTGCCGGATTGTGTGTCATGATGGCCAATAAGATAACCGAGTTGGTAAAAGATATGTCCAGTGAGCATGTGGTAGTGATCGGCGGCGGATCACTCAATACGGCGCTGCTTAAGGTGCTTAAGGAGCGATTTCGCACTGTCGAGGTCCCTGAGGGGGGCGATGTGTTCGAAGCCTATGGCGCAGCTGTATGGGCGTCAAAAAATGAATGCAAAAATTTCCCTCAAAACCCCGATTCTCTCATACTGGATAGGGGACAATCATTTGGAGTTCATGTCCCCCTGGGCGAATTCCTTCCCATGGTCGAATTCAAGGAGTTCACACAGGAAAAGGTCCGGGAGGGGGATATCTGTATTCTGGGGCTGGATGTCGGGTCTACCACGACCAAGGCTGTGCTAATGCGAAAGGCAGACCGTGCGGTGGTAGCATCGGTCTATCTCCGTACCAACGGTGATCCCGTGAGAGCATCGGTACAATGCTATTCATCAATTCTCAAGCAGCTCGATACCATAAAAGTGACCATAATCGGCCTGGGAGTTACCGGCTCTGGAAGGCAGATTACATCGTTACATGCGCTCACCGATACTGTCATTAATGAAATTATTGCTCATGCAGCGGCTGCGCTTCATTTCGATAAAGACGTCGATACGATCTTTGAAATCGGCGGTCAGGATGCCAAATACACCTACCTTACCGGTGGTGTGGCATCCGACTATGCCATGAACGAGGCGTGCAGTGCCGGAACCGGTTCCTTTCTGGAAGAATCTGCCGGTGAGTCGTTGAATGTGGCTACCAATGATATCGGCGCCTTTGCTCTTCAGGGAAAATCCCCGCCCAATTTTACCGATCAATGTGCAGCCTTTATCTCGAGTGATATCAAACGGGCCTCGCAGGAAGGAATCGGCCGGAACGATATTCTGGCCGGTCTGGTATATTCGATCTGTCTTAACTATATCAACCGGGTCAAAGGGGCCCGACCGGTGGGGAAGAAAATTTTCATGCAGGGAGGGGTCTGTTATAACCGTGCGGTGCCTGCCGCCATGGCTTCATTGATGAAAACGAATATTATCGTTCCTCCGGATCCGGGCTTGATGGGTGCTTATGGGGTTGCACTTGAAGTTTCCCACCGTCTCGATCGTGGTACGGCAAAGGAGGGCAGGTTTGATCTCGAAGAACTCATATCCCGCCGGGCAGTAAATATTGGCACTTTTATCTGCGGAGGCGGCAAAGAAAAGTGCGACAGGAAATGCGAAATCGCCCGCTATAAAATCGGGGATTCGATCTATCCATTCGGCGGTATCTGCGACAAGTATTATAATTTGCGGCTGAAAAAGCGTGTTGACGTCGAATCGATGGATCTTGTTGCACTGCGCCAGTCATTACTTTTTGAAAAGTATGGAGCACCGTTTCGATTATCTGTTGGTGAAACGACCCGGCGGACAGTGGGGATTTCACGGTCCTTTCTGACCTATTCGCTCTATCCGTTCTATTCCGGTTTTTTCTCCGAACTCGGGTTCGATATAATCATGCCCGATGAAATCGATCGTGGTGGAATGGCCCGGGCTGAAGCCGCTTTTTGTCTTCCCGCAGAACTTGCCCACGGTGCCTTTGTCAACCTGCTCAACAAGAATCCCGATTATATTTTCCTTCCCCAGGTAATGCAGTTACCGGTCAAGAATGTTCCGACATTCAGCAGGGCCTGCGTTTTCGTGCAGGGGGAGCCCTATTATCTCAAGACAACTTTTCGCGGGGAACTGGAACGTTCGTCAACAAAAATTCTTGCGCCGGTTCTGAAAATGGGCGGCGGGTATGAAGAGGCCACCGAAGCGCTGCTCAGGATGGCGGTAGGGATAGGATGCAGTGAAAGCGCGGCACGGAATGCCTTGAGGAAGGCTATCGAAAAGCAGCGGGCATTCGAACGAGACCTTCAGGAACAGGGAAGGGCCGCACTGGAATATCTCGATACTCACAATGATACGTTCGGGATTGTTCTTTTCGGACGGCCCTATAATTCCTTTGCTTCCGATGCAAACATGGGGGTTCCCCACAAGATCGCATCACGGGGATACATGGTTATTCCCCACGATATGCTTCCTGCCGATGGCTTTCATGTACATAAAAAGATGTTCTGGGCAATGGGACAGAAAATTATGAAAGCAGCACAGCTTGTTAAACTCAGAAACAATCTTTTCGGGGTCTATATTACCAACTTCTCCTGCGGTCCCGATTCCTTTCTTCTTACCTTTTTTCGCAATCTCATGAATGCAAAACCCTCCTTGACTCTCGAACTCGATCAGCATACCGCCGATGCCGGTATTGACACACGAATCGAGGCTGCACTCGACATATTCAAAGGAAATCGTCTTCTTCAGGGGCCTGCCGTCCCTTCGATTGATTCGGGGTACCACCAGGCACAGGTGGTCTACAATAAAGATCTGCTGGTGGTTTCATCCGAC is a window from the Chitinivibrionales bacterium genome containing:
- a CDS encoding activase, whose amino-acid sequence is MCLLFSDAAIFLICFHPSTIKMIAGNTMKTLGICFGATTVQAVLLETVAGESSIKTSWRIPHEGAPSDAAKNLFLRIDISTVDRVAATGRSFRHALALSSISEPEAIECALAHTFLPSTFPDLCISLGGESQFVYKIEKDGSIGSVHSGNKCASGTGEFFLQQVRRMGLTVEEAVEAANSGTPHRIAGRCSVFCKSDCTHALNKGEPRENIAAGLCVMMANKITELVKDMSSEHVVVIGGGSLNTALLKVLKERFRTVEVPEGGDVFEAYGAAVWASKNECKNFPQNPDSLILDRGQSFGVHVPLGEFLPMVEFKEFTQEKVREGDICILGLDVGSTTTKAVLMRKADRAVVASVYLRTNGDPVRASVQCYSSILKQLDTIKVTIIGLGVTGSGRQITSLHALTDTVINEIIAHAAAALHFDKDVDTIFEIGGQDAKYTYLTGGVASDYAMNEACSAGTGSFLEESAGESLNVATNDIGAFALQGKSPPNFTDQCAAFISSDIKRASQEGIGRNDILAGLVYSICLNYINRVKGARPVGKKIFMQGGVCYNRAVPAAMASLMKTNIIVPPDPGLMGAYGVALEVSHRLDRGTAKEGRFDLEELISRRAVNIGTFICGGGKEKCDRKCEIARYKIGDSIYPFGGICDKYYNLRLKKRVDVESMDLVALRQSLLFEKYGAPFRLSVGETTRRTVGISRSFLTYSLYPFYSGFFSELGFDIIMPDEIDRGGMARAEAAFCLPAELAHGAFVNLLNKNPDYIFLPQVMQLPVKNVPTFSRACVFVQGEPYYLKTTFRGELERSSTKILAPVLKMGGGYEEATEALLRMAVGIGCSESAARNALRKAIEKQRAFERDLQEQGRAALEYLDTHNDTFGIVLFGRPYNSFASDANMGVPHKIASRGYMVIPHDMLPADGFHVHKKMFWAMGQKIMKAAQLVKLRNNLFGVYITNFSCGPDSFLLTFFRNLMNAKPSLTLELDQHTADAGIDTRIEAALDIFKGNRLLQGPAVPSIDSGYHQAQVVYNKDLLVVSSDGVTYPINDSHVEILLPSMGKYSTEAVAAVLRKSGLNARALPLPDKEVLNTGMKNTTCKECLPYAITTGSFLRYLEKKRNPDMVTLLFMATGGGPCRLGQYWRGLDELIGKNRIRNVAVLAMTDENGYGGLGSRNLLRAWKAIIVADVFSEIRSTLRVTAKDWKTASKELEKCWRELMLYFEGKFSVRLSTLLDNVARRLARIPLKRDPSTVPVVSLIGEIFVRREEFSRKNVVDFLEERGFMVKVAPVSEFMCYANFVVDNGLGEKEFTFNDQLKMKLTIYAQEWWERHIKTFLAKSRLYRFEMVDVKTTIDGVRHIVNENFRGETILTIGLAMREILNHSCGIVSIGPFGCMPSRMAEAVLKKEMTMKGKSRMATWANQRNRKFDTLDSLPFLAIETDGNPFPQLIEANLDAFVLQAMRVHEKIAEGQEGKRQHVQSDRYRGGMNRIYPRISSLIPGKR